ctggacttcctgacggggccgccccaggtggtgagggtaggcaacaacatctcctccccgctgatcctcaacactggggcccacaagggtgcgttctgagccctctcctgtactccctgttcacccacgactgcgtggccacgcacgcctccaactcaatcatcaagtttgcggacgacacaacagtggtaggcttgattaccaacaacgacgagacggcctacgggaggaggtgagggccctcggagtgtggtgtcaggaaaataacctcacactcaacgtcaacaaaactaaggagatgattgtggacttcaggaaacagcagagggaacacccccccatccacatcgatggaacagtagtggagagggtagcaagttttaagttcctcggcatacacatcacagacaaactgaattggtccactcacacagacagcatcgtgaggaaggcgcagcagcgcctcttcaacctcaggaggctgaagaaattcggcttgtcaccaaaagcactcacaaacttctacagatgcacaatcgagagcatcctggcaggctgtatcaccgcctggtatggcaactgcaccgccctcaaccgtaaggctctccagagtgtagtgaggtctgcacaacgcatcaccggtggcaaactacctgccctccaggacacctacaccacccgatgctacaggaaggccataaagatcatcaaggacatcaaccacccgagccactgcctgttcaccccgctgtcatccagaaggcgaggtcagtacaggtgcatcaaagctgggaccgagagactgaaaaacagcttctatctcaaggccatcagactgttaaacagccaccactaacattgagtggctactgccaacacactgtcaatgccactgactctactccagccactttaatcatgggaattgatgggaaatgatgtaaatatatcactagccactttaaacaatgctaccttatataatgttacttaccctacattattcatctcatatgcatacgtagatactgtactctatatcatcgactgcatccttatgtaatacatgtatcactagccactttaactatgccacttggttacatactcatctcatatgtatatactgtactcgatatcatctactgtatcttgcctatgctgctctgtaccatcactcattcatatatccttatgtacatattctttatccccttacactgtgtataagacagtcgttttttttggaattgttagttagattacttgttcgttattactgcattgtcggaactagaagcacaagcatttcgctacactcgcattaacatctgctaaccatgtgtatgtgacaaataaatttgatttgatttgatttgatcaatgtgtatgttcctgtctttgtggccTACCAGAAAACCCCAGCATCAAGGACATCAGATCAATGTgtatgttcctgtctttgtggccTACCAGAATACCCCAGCATCAAGGACATTAGATCAATGTgtatgttcctgtctttgtggccTACCAGAAAACCCCAGCATCAAAGACATCAGATCAATGTGTTCTGGTAACACTTGAAACTCCCATTAGGGATGTTGTCCCTTTGCTCCACCTCTACAGGTAAATTAACCTCGGTGGTTTTTGCATGAGGGCCACAGATGCAAACATTTCTTTGTGCACTGGTTTATTTTGGCGAGGTACATTTTCATCCGGATGACATTTTCAAAGCACTATGAACATATAAACCCATCTTTCACTAACAATCTGGGGGAGCGGCAATATGGAATTGAGTATCACTTTAAGATGTGAGACAGCATACAGTTTAAATACTGTAGATTTCTGTTAGAAATAAGCATATCATTCAGAAACGTCCAATTTAAAACTACAGAAAGCGAACAAAGCCTCAATGAAATAGCCTCATGTCTGAATGACAGTACCACTGTTTTTCATTTTGTAAAGATATTATACACTCTTACAGCCTTTCAAACGTAAAGGGGAACAGAGCTAGCCAAAATATCAAAATACAGCATCTAGTAAATATAACTAGAGCCTTTTGGAGCCTTTAACAGCAAGCAACAACACCTACAGTATCAGTATATATTATGCTGTCTATATCAGGCATAATATTAATATCTActttctcatccctccatacttgAAACCCAGTAATTACCAACACCAGTTCAGAAAAGCCAGCAGAACAGAAACAGCAAAGTTGTCTCATTTAATGAGAGGAAGACCAACAATACTAAACAGCACTGCCATTATTGCAAGAGAGGACATTTGCGTTATTCTTGTTAACTCTACGTACCTTTTACTCATGATGCAAAGCTGGGCCAGCCGCTCAAAATGCTGTGCCTGGGAGGCCTGATCCGATAGCTCCTCTGGGGATGCCCATCCTGTCCCAGACGAGCCCAGCAAAGCCTCCTTCTGGGggcctgttacacacacacagggcatgtAATCAGCCGCCCGCTAACGTCTGTCTCGATCCCTCTTGCTCACGCTCTATCCTTCTCTCGCTCTTTATATCCCTTTaactccccctgtctctctacatAGCAAGTAAACAGAATCCAAAATGCTGGCGATGTGATCTCTGGCAGGGCTGGCAGTGTGGAGATGAGAGTGGAGTCTGAACAGCAGAGCACAGTGGAGCCAACAGGATAGTGAGCAGGAGACGTCAgatagagagcagagggaagagggaagggagaggataCTGTGAGTGCAAACAGCGCACTTACCACACCCACAAAAGCAGTGGCACAGCTACctgttcacacagacacaaacacctgAGCTGACCCTGGTGGGAGTGGAGATTAGCCTCCATAAAAGCTTTTCCAGCCTAACGTTGGAGAGGTAAACTGAAAAGTAAAGTGGCTCAGAAATGGCAATAATAATAACTTTTAACAGGATGAGGGAAAAGAATAGAAAGCATTGAAAATAGAGTAGGTCCAATATCTGTCAGATAATCAAAATGAGATGGAAATGGGCTGAGGTTTGAACAGgagattgaagagagagagaaggctggtgGAGTGATTGTGATGCCAGCATTGCcccaggagagagaaacagagcagctGGCACAGTGCTGAATCAGGGGCCTCAGTATTCCATGGCGCCACACAACTCCTTATGAGATAATGCCTAACATGGCCATTTGTCTTCCCTGTCCATCCCATAACTCCTGCTACCTCCTGCCCATGCTACACTGAACTGCTGTTGaatcagcagccagccagccagccagccagccagccagccagccagccagccagaaagaaagaaagaaagaaagaaagaaaggcatATGTCTGGAGAGGAGAGGCGGCAGGTGATAGATGACTGGCCAACCCTGTTGGGTTGTAAGGGATACACCAGGCTCTCAGATTGGTATATTACAATAAAAAGGTCCTAAAAATACACTGCATACCATACTGTATACCACAATTGATAGCTTACAGCAATGGAATTTCATTAGGGCACCCCTTAATCACCCAGTTAGAGTGCTAAGTGTAGTTTATAACACAGTTTTGGGAGGACAGCTTTACGCTTCAGATGACATACCTAATCCACAACAGGAACTTCCATATATGTGCTTGTTCTTATGTATTGGAATGCAGCCTTGGCGCAGGAACTCCCTATATGGACTCAGACTTCCCATATTGGAATGCAGAATTCCATACATGGATAACGACATTCATATTGGAATGCGGCCCTGTAGCAGGAACTCCATATATGGGTCCAGACATCCACAATGGAAGGCGGCAGAGCGGCAAGGAAATCCATATATGGACTTAGACCAGTACCCATGCCAATTTGCTCACCTGCATCCAATCTTCATTAGACAAAAGCCTGCCTCACTCACCTGAGTCCAATTGCTTCATCAACCACCCTCGTAGTACTTAAACGGCATCCTTCGTCACTCCTTGTACCTATGCACAATGGTGGGCGTCCAACCCAGATCCACGACAAAATGCTACTGACGATGGCCCCCTTCTGATATAGTTGTCAGATGGTGAGAAGCTGAACTTGTGGATGCCACCTTAATGCCCCCATTTTACAGATGTAAATATACTTGCCTGTGCTCCCCTGAACAGCAGTGAGCTCAATTAGAGAAACCTCGTAGAACATCTTCTCAGCCTGAATGAACTGCAGGGCCTTGCCGTCTATTTATATAGGTGAAGGATCAGGCCCAGTTGTCAAAGGTATTAAGTCAGTTGTAGTGTCAGAAATGTTGTCACCAGGCTTAACTGCAacgtgttttttaaatattttttatggcTCCTGAATGTGACCTCAGCAAGTAACAGGCTCATCACCAACATTCTAGACAGATAGCTCAAAACAGTCTCTGTGAAGGCTTGGACTATAATATCTGGGCATTCTACTGCAGTCTTGTTTGTCAATGTTGATGTGTCAGTTATTTTGGGTATGTGATTCTGTAAGGGATGGATTGAAATTtactggggggggggctgttccaACTCAAGGAGTTCACCgacaggtttctgtgccaatgcaccacacaaccaataaacaaagcatACCAACTTTGAGCACTTCAATATGATGGTTTGTGTTAACACCACAAATAGGCTGTCGATCtcaacaaacagaaaacacacccCTCTCTACATTTGAGGTTTACCCAGTATCGAAGGCTTGGCTTGACAATCTCTGAATTTTTTGTAAACGATGTCTCTTTCCGTTCATCAATTGGCCACTGCACAGTTTGAATTTATAGATTGATAGATTTTGTcagttaaaaaaacaaacatttataccCAAAGATTTTAAGTGACCGGGTTTGCACAATAAAGTCAGGGACTTACAGTATCATAGGCCTTCAGTAGCTAAAGCTTAATAATGGCCATACCAAACCTTCACAAATGTTTCTAAACTTCATTAGGGTAATATCAAAAGTCAAGCcattgtttatagggaaaataTGAGCAGAAGAGCAAATGTAAATCAGGGAAAAAATGCGCTagcctcccctgtgcccaataaaaaaaatacacaaccctccccaaagcaaCAAAAAATCTTGACAACCCTCCAGTATTTTGGACCACCTCTCCTTCCAATAAATTAAGATTTGTCCCTAAGGCACCAAATATGTGTGCCATCCCTAAAAATAGACTCAGGAGCCGAGTTGGTTCACTTTGTCAAAGGCATTCTTCATACTGAAATAAATGCATCCCTTTGTATGTTGACACTGTTAACACTTGACAGGTGAATTTAAAAGCATGGCTTGACAAGGAAAATGTGCTTAAAATAAACACAGACATACAGCCTGGCGTAAATGGCCTACTCAAAAGCAGGAGCTCTCTGTCGCACGTGAGACCAGACTTTGCTTAGTTCTATTTCTGAATGCTTGTGTGTGACCTATTGATTGCCGTTAAAGTAGCACAGTTTAGATACAAATAAAAGCGTTAGAAATGTATTATATACAGTGAATAAAGGCTATTTGcgttatttctatgcttcctgttcttaagttttgtttttgtgtcttttacttttggtttcgTACACCAGctccaaacagctgaaaatacatgatatctttggttatggaaaagataGTTCACAGCGATTCAGATGTACTACGATTTTCTACACTATACTTTTTTGTTTTGTCAAATAAAGTGAAATTAGGCAAACCATTCGAATGTTACCAACCAGGAAAAgccggagcgatttctgcatagtgcatctttaaatgaCAGTAGTCTATAACTCTATCACAACTGTCCATGTGAAAGGAAAGAGGCTACCTTTTATGACTAGCAAAATACACGAGAAGCACATTAACACACACTCCGAATAGACTTCACTAGCCAGAAGGATACACAATGTATGCAGTGCCATGCATACTTTATGACTCCAGTAGACATCCAGTGGACAAGTATGTGTTTACTACGATCCTCTTCTAAACATCCTGCATATACTGCAATGTGCCTCATTCCTATTCGTTGACAGTATATAATAGTCAGCTGAGGTAGAGATATTGGGCTGCTGACAGACAGTTTTGGGTTAACTCCAGGGTTTACTGGGCCGCTGAGGTAATGACTGTTCAAATCAAaccatattttatttgtcacatgtgctgaatacaatgGGTGTAGACTTAAccaagtaaaaaattataataaaagaaaaatagtaacacaagaggaataaaatacacaataaggaagggagtaccagtatacagggagtaccaataccatatcaatgtggcgctatatatagggagtaccagtaccatatcaatgtggcgctatatatagggagtaccagtaccatatcaatgtggcgctatatatagggagtaccagtaccatatcaatgtggagctatatacagggagtaccagtatacagggagtaccagtaccatatcaatgtggcgctatatatagggagtaccagtaccagatcaatgtggagctatatacagggagtaccagtaccatatcaatgtggagctatatacagggagtaccagtaccatatcaatgtggcgctatatatagggagtaccagtaccagatcaatgtggagctatatacagggagtaccagtaccagatcaatgtggagctatatacagggagtaccagtaccagatcaatgtggagctatatacagggagtaccagtaccagatcaatgtggagctatatacagggagtaccagtaccagatcaatgtggagctatatacagggagtaccagatcaatgtggagctatatacagggagtaccagatcaatgtggagctatatacagggagtaccagatcaatgtggagctatatacagggagtaccagtgccAGTATTGATGGCCATTACAGACACAACACTTTTCACATGCCAATAAGATGGCTGGAGAGGCGTTCACAACTAACACATTCAGTATGGATTACAAACACAGATATAATTGCATTGTATATCCTGGCTTATAAACTGTACCTACTCGATCCatcaccccccaaaaaatcatgAAAAAACTGTCAATACCACGTGATGCCTCAAAAATGTTTTTACAAAATCACCCCAAAGTTACATTTCTAATGTGTTTTGAAATCTGGAGATAATTCCACTATGATCAGAGGCCCATTAAGTCCATATCACTACATTAGAAAGCCACATGCTAACTGCCAATAGTGAGATGAGTATGACGAGGACCCTCTGGGATAGAAGGTCACTTCACAGGCAGGCCACAGAGGTCAAAGCACTACTTCTGCTGATCTGGGGTATTTACAACCTGGCAGGACAGCAACAACAATGCAGCGAACCCACACTGAGTAGGTACTAAGTCCTCCACCCTGAGTTGGTTATGaccaaattggggagaaaaaaaaacacggAAACAAAAAAAGCAACCCCCTTCCAACAGCAGACCCCCTTCCAACAGCAGACCCCCTTCCAACAGCAGACCCTCTTCCAACAGCAGACCCTCTTCCAACAGCAGACCCCCTTCCAACAGCAGACCCCCTTCCAACAGCAGACCCCCTTCCAACAGCAGGGTGAACTCAATTTAGAGCACATGCAGTACATGTGAAGTGGAGAGGGTCAAGGTTGAGATAAACTTCTAAAGGAAGCACTCTGAAGCATATGTGGCTTGTGACACTATTCTCATACAGTCAACACTATACCACAAAACAGACAATAAAATGTTTTGGATTGTGTTGATTACAAACATGAAACTGTAACAGAAAACATCCTGAGAATGATTTGACTGAAAATTCCATTTGATTGTCTTATTTATTTCTCTAATTTGAGAGCCAAATTGAATGGATAGATTAATACACTTTCCATGAAAGCCAGGATGACTTTTGGTCAGAAAGCTCTGAGAAGAATTCCAGCAACTGGGAGTTATTATTATGGCATTTGATGCTGAGAGTTTATGTTTTTTAGTCTGTGCATGTGAAAATATGTGTTCCCATCAGAGTCAGTTAGATTAGGCTAAGTCTTCACCTCCCTCACTCCCCAGGGAACCTTCCCAAATACAACCCAGAGAGCACTTTAAATGCCTGTTAAACTCTGGCTCTGCCCAGTCACATGAATATCCTGTTTAACCTGTCCTCGGGgaccacccactgggcacagatgtcagtttgACTTACATTTGGTAATTAATGTGAATTaaacatgtcattggatttaggttaaaagttaggtgaaaaaaataaaaaattccactacgttgatgactttttaaAAATATCCAATCAGTATctacgttgattcaacatcatcacatttaaTTTAGGGTtttaaatgacgtggaaacaacattgattttgCCCAATAGCCAGTGACTTTAACTGGGACAATCAGACTGTCATGTATCCCATTGTTCTGGCCTAATCTCTGTGTCGACAAAAAGACATGTCTGGATCAGTTCCAAGTAGCAAGTTCCATGATAAAAACTCAAATGACTTTGTAATCTACTTCAAATCGTTATGGTGGTAATGACCTGTGTCTATGAAGCTTATATGTTACTATTAACATATGACACCATTGTGACATAATTATTCATGATGCTATGTGTCTCTTTCATGTCCAAAGACTTAATTAACCCTATCATGACCTATGAACCTCTTAACTAAATGACTTCTGAGACTATGGACATGTATTGATGGAGTGAGCCCAGTAAATCAACCTATTTTGGGAGATGGGTTGTGAGGAGCTGGGTCTTGCTGAGCCAGATAACTTGAGCTAGCGTGAAATGTTTTTCAATGTCTCAGTAACAGAGAGGAGTGCCATGGGAAGAGGTTATATATCCTGCAACACCACACCCCTCTTATCTGAACCCTATACTGCACTGGCCTGTAGTGGATGATGGCGGTGGTGGTGACACACACAGCCACTGCAGAATACAGGTTAGTTAGCTTTCTCATACTCTGTGTTGTGGGGAGATAAGCACTTACAAATCCTCTTAAGAGAAAAGCCTGACCCCATTCAAAACCTTGAGCATTCTGGGACAAAGCTGTGATAATATTCTGTCCCATGGACACAAATTCTCTCTTTATACGATGCTTTTTCTGTACAGCCAAATTACATTTTGCACTGGAATTCACCATACCCGCAGTCCACTGCCACCAAAAAAGGAAACAGTTTTTGCCTCCCTAGCATAGTCACAGGTTTCATGCAAAGATAGTACTAATAGTTATCTGGAAGTGGGGTTTGGTCTCACAAGGCCTCCGTTTGTGTGTAAAGGATACAATTATTTTCAGAGATGAAGAGTTCAGCAATCTGTAATCACAAAGGAGAACACATATTAGGATTGT
This genomic stretch from Oncorhynchus kisutch isolate 150728-3 linkage group LG7, Okis_V2, whole genome shotgun sequence harbors:
- the LOC116374696 gene encoding consortin-like → MLNGGREGLFQLGQQLQQQGEYQAALHCFLSSLLGLRHVQSFTSLPNCLHQIAELFISENNYGKALQFIQAEKMFYEVSLIELTAVQGSTGPQKEALLGSSGTGWASPEELSDQASQAQHFERLAQLCIMSKRYVELTRITQMSSLAIMAVLFSIVGLPLIK